A single window of Gossypium hirsutum isolate 1008001.06 chromosome A10, Gossypium_hirsutum_v2.1, whole genome shotgun sequence DNA harbors:
- the LOC107896286 gene encoding LOW QUALITY PROTEIN: exocyst complex component EXO70A1 (The sequence of the model RefSeq protein was modified relative to this genomic sequence to represent the inferred CDS: inserted 1 base in 1 codon) encodes MGIAVAGMDSLSDRASMMREALQKSQTITDNVVSILGSFDSRLSALETAMRPTQIRTHAIRKAHENIDKSLKSAEVILAQFDLSRQAEAKILKGPHEDLEGYLGAIDQLRSNIRFFSSNKNFKNSEGVINHSNTLLAKAISKLEDEFKQRLNSYSKPIEPDRLFDGLPNSLRPSSGSPGNQGEPGGRGPSHNHSEHQNVDLETAVYTPPTLIPPRIMPLLHDLAKQMVRAGHNQQLLKIYKETRSLVLEESLRKLGVEKLGKDDVQKMQWEVLEAKIGNWIHFMRIAVKLLFAGERKVCDEMFEGFDSLSDQCXAEVTASSVSVLLSFGEAIARSKRSPEKLFVLLDMYEIMRELHSEIETIFKGKACNEIRESALGLTKRLAQTAQETFGDFEEAVEKDATKTAVLDGTVHPLTSYVINYVKFLFDYQSTLTQLFQEFETGDGTVSQLASVTMRIMQALQTNLDGKSKQYRDPALTHLFLMNNIHYMVRSVRRSEAKDLLGDDWVQRHRRIVQQHANQYKRNAWQKILQCLSIQGLTSSGGGSSVGDGGNSSGVSRALIKDRFKIFNMQFEELHQRQSQWTVPDTELRESLRLAVAEVLLPAYRSFLKRFGPLVENGKNPQKYVKYTAEDLERMLGEFFEGKNINEPKR; translated from the exons ATGGGAATAGCAGTTGCAGGGATGGATTCCCTAAGCGATAGAGCGTCAATGATGAGGGAAGCTCTCCAGAAGAGCCAAACCATTACGGACAACGTCGTCTCCATCCTCGGCTCCTTCGACAGCCGCCTCTCCGCCCTCGAAACCGCCATGCGACCTACTCAG ATTAGAACTCATGCTATAAGGAAAGCTCATGAGAATATAGACAAGTCTTTGAAGTCTGCGGAAGTTATTTTGGCACAATTTGATCTATCTCGTCAG GCGGAGGCTAAAATACTTAAGGGTCCCCATGAGGATCTAGAAGGTTATCTGGGAGCAATTGATCAGCTAAGAAGCAACATTCGCTTTTTTAGCAGCAACAAGAACTTTAAGAATAGCGAGGGGGTGATTAACCATTCTAACACTTTACTTGCTAAAGCTATTTCAAAGCTAGAGGATGAGTTTAAGCAGCGATTAAATTCTTATAG CAAACCTATTGAGCCTGATCGTCTGTTTGATGGCCTTCCAAATTCATTACGTCCATCATCAGGATCACCTGGAAATCAAGGAGAACCTGGTGGCAGGGGTCCATCTCATAACCACTCTGAGCATCAAAATGTTGACTTGGAAACTGCTGTGTATACTCCTCCCACTCTTATACCTCCTCGAATTATGCCATTGCTGCATGATCTGGCCAAGCAAATGGTCCGAGCTGGCCACAACCAGCAGTTACTCAAGATCTATAA AGAAACTCGTTCTTTGGTTCTGGAAGAAAGTCTCCGCAAATTGGGAGTTGAAAAACTTGGCAAAGATGATGTCCAGAAGATGCAATGGGAGGTTTTGGAGGCAAAGATCGGAAATTGGATTCACTTTATGCGTATTGCT GTCAAACTACTATTTGCCGGAGAACGAAAAGTTTGTGATGAAATGTTTGAAGGCTTCGATTCTCTTAGTGATCAAT TTGCTGAAGTTACTGCAAGTAGTGTTTCTGTTCTACTTAGTTTTGGTGAGGCGATTGCAAGAAGCAAGAGATCACCAGAAAAGTTATTTGTACTTTTAGACATGTACGAGATAATGAGAGAGCTTCACTCTGAG ATCGAAACAATTTTCAAAGGTAAAGCATGCAATGAGATTAGAGAATCTGCATTGGGCTTAACAAAGCGTCTTGCCCAGACAGCTCAGGAGACCTTTGGTGATTTTGAAGAAGCAGTTGAAAAAGATGCGACAAAAACTGCTGTCCTGGATGGAACTGTCCATCCTTTAACCAGCTATGTGATCAATTATGTAAAGTTTTTATTTGA CTACCAATCAACACTGACACAACTTTTCCAGGAATTTGAAACTGGTGATGGTACAGTATCTCAGTTGGCTTCTGTAACAATGAGAATTATGCAGGCTCTTCAAACAAATTTGGATGGAAAATCCAAACAGTATAGAGATCCTGCTTTGACTCACTTATTTCTGATGAATAACATTCACTATATGGTGAGATCTGTGCGCAG GTCTGAAGCCAAAGACCTGTTAGGGGATGATTGGGTCCAAAGACACAGGAGGATTGTGCAACAGCATGCAAATCAATATAAAAGGAATGCTTGGCAAAAG ATCCTGCAGTGCCTATCTATACAAGGATTAACCTCATCTGGAGGTGGTAGTTCAGTAGGTGATGGAGGCAATAGCAGTGGAGTTTCCAGAGCATTGATTAAAGACAG GTTCAAGATATTCAATATGCAATTTGAGGAGCTTCATCAAAGACAGTCTCAATGGACAGTGCCTGACACAGAATTGAGGGAGTCCCTGAGGCTTGCAGTTGCTGAAGTTTTGTTGCCAGCCTATAGATCATTCCTAAAACGCTTTGG ACCTCTAGTTGAGAATGGGAAGAACCCTCAGAAGTATGTCAAGTATACAGCGGAGGACCTTGAACGAATGTTGGGAGAATTCTTTGAAGGCAAGAATATAAATGAACCAAAACGATAG